A genomic stretch from Anabrus simplex isolate iqAnaSimp1 chromosome 2, ASM4041472v1, whole genome shotgun sequence includes:
- the LOC136863770 gene encoding serine-rich adhesin for platelets-like, giving the protein MIEYESDTSKWLACLNDGLGAASGETMWLLDLPQPTLSHQDCEKLLCFRYYSGLNLSCLAQSEPFASTKTFSKQHTTGAASSCVKRREVPSELTRIKAYSGGGGSSESDSEVEASAKYRRQRAARLIRKKVALTQLSGGGSNKRVTNGYPSHTNGGEESDNSDSALVSSRELHTWNSHECAQRTLDFADEAHGSSGVGSNSAEYYPIWTKSPVVSSSGSVYETLYPSCSVSEVPPPPLPPRASKHRPLERMRALPFYPNNILNPPEVPRQHKPCTKERHLHHHHHHHHQGPGPSLPPKPRRMLNPEDSFAFEIIDTDELLGVDPHHGAFDLPSDPVVKDVSQSTIPTSSLKYKKCSPCSSQEQVRGAKSLDLSFDSQYRDNVSSLDNANNSLQRPVKLGMTEGAGEDGTPCDTIPAVSAPLATPEQDGSLMDSSSVENLVDDEDDNVFLPQDDITILENAASLIVNNALQNLANSSELSHPKYQSYKSHEWPVTDQQVQKQCQRNSKQGYVDSVGGSSSHCKPQQDTSLVDNSIEELESLASGVDFPSRVCDMPVILTDSLHSRVVTGTGSYRLDSRDDRAKSLYCDNTPPDSNLDPSTLLSVPNTSTTLSPVSPNSLSDSVMALSAATECSTSSSSEANTMVLSNRSSSADSLVSGILNNAASLATSNENIHECPLLSKPGDSGTVDPGEDIEDLTSQETCVNAVALPSANSGDSPEPLEEDGMSLSEEPSPTTTVTSGGSGSPLV; this is encoded by the exons ACTGTGAAAAGCTGCTGTGCTTCCGTTACTACAGTGGGCTCAATTTATCCTGTCTGGCCCAGTCAGAGCCTTTTGCATCTACGAAGACTTTCTCCAAGCAACACACAACGGGGGCAGCTTCGTCATGTGTGAAGCGGCGCGAGGTGCCATCCGAATTGACCCGCATCAAGGCATATTCTGGTGGCGGCGGCAGTTCGGAGAGTGACTCTGAAGTTGAGGCATCAGCCAAATATCGGCGCCAGCGTGCTGCACGTCTGATCAGAAAGAAAGTAGCCTTAACTCAGTTATCAGGGGGTGGGAGTAACAAGCGTGTGACCAATGGTTATCCGTCCCATACCAATGGTGGTGAAGAATCTGATAACTCAGATTCTGCTCTTGTGTCAAGTCGAGAACTACACACTTGGAACTCTCATGAATGTGCACAGAGAACACTAGACTTTGCAGATGAAGCTCACGGTTCAAGTGGTGTTGGAAGTAATAGTGCAGAATACTATCCTATCTGGACTAAGTCTCCCGTTGTATCATCTTCTGGCTCAGTCTATGAAACTTTGTATCCATCATGTAGTGTATCCGAGGTTCCACCCCCACCTCTTCCACCTAGGGCTTCAAAGCACCGCCCTCTTGAGAGAATGCGTGCTCTCCCGTTCTACCCTAATAATATCTTGAATCCTCCTGAAGTACCACGCCAGCATAAACCATGCACTAAGGAGCGGCAtcttcaccatcaccatcaccaccaccatcaaggtCCAGGGCCATCATTACCACCAAAACCACGGAGAATGCTTAATCCTGAGGACAGTTTTGCATTTGAAATCATTGATACAGATGAGCTTCTTGGTGTTGATCCTCACCATGGTGCATTTGATTTGCCATCTGACCCTGTTGTGAAGGATGTGTCTCAGAGTACAATTCCCACTAGTAGCCTGAAGTATAAAAAGTGTTCTCCCTGTTCAAGTCAGGAACAAGTAAGAGGAGCAAAGTCTCTGGACCTTTCATTTGATTCTCAATACAGGGATAATGTAAGTAGTTTGGACAATGCAAATAATTCCCTCCAGAGGCCAGTTAAATTAGGTATGACTGAAGGTGCAGGAGAAGATGGTACCCCATGTGACACTATACCTGCTGTGTCAGCACCCTTAGCCACTCCAGAGCAGGATGGTAGTCTAATGGATAGCTCATCTGTTGAAAATCTTGTggatgatgaagatgacaatgTCTTTTTACCACAGGATGATATTACGATTTTGGAGAATGCGGCTTCATTAATTGTGAATAATGCTCTTCAGAATCTTGCAAATAGTAGTGAGTTAAGTCATCCAAAATACCAAAGCTATAAGAGCCATGAATGGCCAGTAACAGATCAGCAGGTGCAGAAGCAATGCCAAAGAAACAGTAAGCAGGGTTATGTGGATTCAGTTGGTGGAAGCTCTAGTCATTGTAAACCTCAGCAAGATACGTCATTAGTAGACAACAGTATTGAGGAGCTTGAATCTCTTGCAAGTGGTGTAGATTTTCCTTCTCGTGTGTGTGATATGCCTGTCATACTCACCGATTCATTACATTCAAGGGTTGTGACAGGGACTGGTTCCTATAGGCTTGATAGTAGAGATGATCGCGCAAAATCTTTGTACTGTGATAATACACCACCTGACTCTAATCTTGATCCATCAACTCTCCTCTCTGTCCCCAATACATCAACTACCCTCTCACCTGTGTCACCTAATTCACTTTCAGATTCTGTTATGGCTCTTTCAGCTGCCACAGAATGTAGCACCAGTTCCAGTTCTGAGGCCAATACAATGGTTCTCAGTAACAGAAGCTCCAGTGCAGACTCCTTAGTGTCTGGCATCCTGAACAATGCTGCCAGCCTTGCAACATCAAATGAGAACATTCATGAATGTCCTCTTTTGTCGAAACCAGGGGACAGTGGTACTGTAGATCCTGGAGAAGATATTGAAGATTTAACTTCTCAAGAGACGTGTGTGAATGCTGTTGCACTGCCAAGTGCAAATAGTGGAGACAGTCCAGAGCCCTTAGAGGAAGATGGTATGAGTCTGTCAGAGGAACCT TCACCCACCACTACCGTCACTTCTGGGGGCTCAGGATCACCACTTGTGTGA